DNA sequence from the Streptomyces tsukubensis genome:
CGTTGACCGTACGGCCCTTGAAGTACGTTTCAAGAAGTACTTCCCGGTGCGCGGGCGTCAAATCGTCCAGCGCATCCGAGAGCGTCATCAGCCACAACGCCTTGTCGATCTCGTCCTCCGCGGGCATGACCTCCAGCGGCGACGGGTCCACCTCCTGCGGCCGGGCCTGCCGGCTGCGGTGGCCGTCGATGACGATGCGCCGCGCGACCGTCACCAGCCAGGGTCGGACAGAGCCGGTCGCCCGGTTGAGCTGACCGGCGTTCTTCCAGGCACGGATGAGCGTCTCCTGCACCACGTCCTCGGCCCGCTGGCGGTCGCCCGCGACGAGACGCAGCACATAGGCGAGCAGAGGTCCCGCGTGTTCGCGGTAGAGCGCCCGCACCAACTCCTCGTCAGGCAGTGAGGAGGCATGGCGTGGCTTCGTGCTGCGATGGCGAGCCCTCTGCGGACGGTCATCGGCCACGGCGGCATCCTTGCGCACCTGCAACCTCCCGGTCGAGACCTTGACTTGGCGTCGGCTGACTGCTTGTCCCCGTCCTTTACGGAAGGGAACGCCGAGGCGCTCAACCCGACCGGAAAAAGTTCCCCGTGGCCCGGGTCGTGTCCGGACACGACCTGGGGGATCGCCCTGTTTTGCCCTCCATTCCTCCGGTGCGCGGCGCCCGCGGAGACGCCGTTCACCAGGCTTTACGGATGGACGTGTGAAACGGTTCACCACGGCGCGAAGACGTTCCGGACACGGGGGAGATCCGATGCCGTGTCACCCTTTGCCCGGTGGCGCCGCCGTTTGCCGGGCGGATCGGGGAGCCTGTCAGGTACGGGCGAGGGCCGCCACCCGGCGCCGGTGGCGGGCCACCCGCTCCCGGTTCCCGCACACTTCGCTGGAGCACCAGCGGCGGCGGCTGCCCCGGGAGGTGTCCACGTACACCCGGCGGCAGCTCTCGCCCTCGCACTGCCGCAGCAGGGCCCGGGCCGCCGGGTCGGTGAGCAGTTCGACCGCGTCCCGGGCGACGACGGCGAGGAGTTCGGCGCATTCGGGGGCCCGGGCGAGCGCCCGGACCAGGGACCCGCCGGCATCCCGTACGGCCCGGACCGGCGGCGGCGCCGCGACAGCCAGGGCGTTCACCCGCTCCAGCGCGGCGGCGGCCGGGGCCGGACGGCCTTCGATCTCGGCACGCACCACCTGGGCGAGATGGCCGCGGAGTTCGGTGAACCGCTGCACCCAGGAGGGGCAGTCGGCGGGCAGCGGGGTCCCGGGCGGCACCAGTGCGGCACCGACCAGCCAGCGCCGGAGTCTGCCCTCTCCGGCCAGGGGCTCGTCCCGGTGGCCCGCGCCGGGGGCGGGGTCCCCGGTGGCGACCAGGTCCAGACAGAGCCGTCCGGTGTCGAACCGCCAGGGGAGGCGGGCCGGTCCGTCCGCGGCATCCGCCGTACCGGACCTGGTCACCCGCTCCGCCGGGTCTGCCGCACGTGCCGCCATGCCCCTCTCACCGCCTTGGGGTCGCCGCCGGGTCTCCCTTCCAGAGTGCCCCCGCCGCGAGGCGCCCGGAACCCCTGCTTCAGGCCGGTTCCGTACGGTCCCGGGCCGGGCCCCGCGGCACAGGGGGGCGTACCGCGGGGCGGGCCCGGCCGAAACCGGTGCCCGCCCCGCGCTGTGCTCCGGTTCCGGGCTACTGCCGGGCGATGCCCGGGGCGATGTCCTCGTACCGCTCGACGGCGGACCCGTCGGCGGTCGTGCTGCGCACGGTCTTCGCGGTCTTCGCGGTGTTCGCGGCCTTGACGGGCGGGACACCGCAGAACGCCGCCTCCAGCGTCCTCGGCAGCGTGTTCAGCACGGTCCCGTTGTTGGAGGTGTTGGCGAAGGACGTGATCGACCGCTTCCCGTCCGCCGAGGTGAAGGCGAAGGTGTAGTACCCCTGGACCGTGCCGGTGTGCCCGTACACCGACACCCCGCACGACAGATCCCGGCGCCGCAGCCCCAGCCCGTACCCCTGGGTGGAGTTGACCGGCGTCCAGGTCCGCATCTCGGCCAGCGCGGTACCGGAGACGAGCTTGCCGCGCATCAGCGCCGACAGGAAGGTGTTGAGGTCCTCTGCGCTGGAGACGACCGCGCCCGCGCTCTGTGCCCAGGAGACGGTCTGCCGGGTGGAGTCCACCAGCGGAGCGCCGGCCTCGTCGGGCCGGAGATAGCCCTTGACGTGCCGGCCGGGGATCGCGGTCTCGGGGTGGACGTAGAAGGTGTCGTCGAGGTCGAGCGGCTTGATGATCCGCTTCCGGTACGCGTCACCGACATCCTTCCCGGTCAGCTTCTCGATGAGCATGCCCGCGACGACGAAGTTGGTGTTGGAGTAGGAGTACGTGGTCCCCGGGGTCACGGTCGGCGGCTTGGCCAGCGACAGGTCGAGCAGCTCCCGGTAGGTGAAGACGCGGTTCCGGACCGATTCGAAGCCGGGCACGGTCGCGGCGAACATGTCGTTGGTGTAGTCGTACAGGCCCGTGCGGTGGCTGAGCAGATGGCGGACGGTGATCCGCGGGTCGAGCAGCCCGGGGAGATAGGTGTTCACCGGGGTGTCCAGGGCCAGTGCGCCCTCGTCGACGAGCTGGAGGAGGACGACCGCGGAGAACGTCTTGCTGACGCTGCCGATCCGGAAGCGGTCGTCGGTGTCCATCACCCGTCCGGTGGCCCGGTCCGCGATTCCCTCGGTCTGCCGGAGCACGCTCCCCGAGTCGTCGATCCGGGCCATCGCGCCCGGCGCCCCGTTCGCCAGCGCCGCCCTCAGGGCCGTACGCAGGGCGTCCGGGTCGGGGGCGGAGAGGGCGGGGGCCGCGGGCGCGGACGGCGCGGCGGGTTTCGCGGGGGCGGCGGGCGCGGCGGGTGCGGCCACCGCGGACTGCGCGGAGACCGCGAGCAGCGACAGCAGCGCGGCACCGAACGCGGTTCCCCTGCTCACCTTGGCTGAGACCATCTGGTCGTACTCCCTGTTCAAGCCGTTCGAACCGGCCATAGAGCGGCGGCGCGGATGCGGCCGCCGTCACCAGATGTAGACGACGTTTCACCGGAAGAGGTGCACCGGCGGGGGTGAACTCCCTTTTCGACCGGCGCACTTCCCCGTTCGGGCGCCGTCGGGCCCGCCGGGGCGCCCGGACGGGCCCTCACGGGCGGGGTACGCCGGGCCTCGGAGCCGTACCGCCGGCCCCCGTCCGGGCACCCCTCATGGCCTCCGCGTCCTCGCGCGGCAGCCACCACTCCCCCGCCGTGGGCAGCTCCAGCCAGCCGTGCTCGGCGGCGAGGGTGCGGGCGGTGCGGAGCAGGGCGTCCGCGGCGGGGTGGCGCAGACCGCGGCGGTGGACGAGGGAGACCGGGGAGAGCGGTACGGGGTCGACGAGCGGCCGGAGCACCATGCCCGGGATATCGGCGAAGACGGTACTGGCCAGGACGGACCAGCCCCGCTGCCGTACCACCCGGACGAACTCCTCCTCACCGGTGATCTCCGGGTACGGCTCGGCCATCGTGAGGGAGAACTCCGCGAACAGCGCCGCGGCGAGCGCGGTCCACGCGGCGGTGGCCGGGTTGCCCGCGCCCGCGTACAGCGGCTCGCCGCGCAGCTCCCGTACGGGCACCGCGGGCAGGGCGGCGAGCCGGTGCCCGGCCGGGAGGAGGACCGCCATCGGCTCGTACCGCACCGGCCGGTGCTCCAGTCCGGCGAGCAGGTCCGCGGGCAGCCCGGCGACCCGGCCGAAGGTCACGTCCAGCCGCCCGGCGAGGACAGCGGCGGCGGCGCCGTTGAGCCCGGTGTGGTAGCGGGCCATCAGGTCGAGTCCGGGTTCGGCGGCGCGGGTCGCGTCCAGGATCTGCCGGCCGGTGCTCGGCGAGGCGCTGACGTCGACCAGCAGCGGCCGTCGTACGCCGTCGGCGGCCGCGGCCCGCAGTCCGTCGTGGGCGGCGAGCACGGCACGGGCGTACGGCAGCAGCCGCTCGCCCTCCGCGGTGAGCGCGACCCGCCGGGTGGTGCGGTCGAACAGTTCTGTTCCCAGGGCCTGTTCGAGTCTGCGGATATCGCGGCTGAGCGCCTGCTGTGCGGTGTAGAGCCGGGCGGCGGCGCGGGTGAAGTGGAGTTCGCGCGCGACGGCGTCGAAGGCGCGGAGCAGTCGGGGGTCGATGTCCTGGTCGGCCATCGGACGGAATTTACACCGGGGTTGTGTGAATCGACTCCGAACAGGTGTTGGACCGCGGCCGGGAGGCGTACGGATGCTGGTGCGCATGCCTTCCGCCCTCCCTGACGGGACTCCGCACGCATGCCCCGACGGAACCCCGCACGCCCGTCCGGACGGGACTCCGCACGACCAGCTCACCGGAACCCCGCACGACCAGCTCGCCGGGACCCCGCGCGCCCGTCCCGACGACGGGACTCCGCGCGACCTTGCCCACGAGACTCCGCGCGCCTACGCCCGCCTGTTCGCCGTGCCCGGGACCGCCGCGTTCACCGCCGGAAGCCTGATCGCCAGGCTGCCGTTCGCCATGTTCGGGGTGAGCGCGGTGGTGATGATCGCCGGTTCCCGGGGCTCGTACGCCCTCGCGGGAGCGGTGACCGCGACCGGGCTCACGGTCACCGCGCTGGTCGCGCCCTGGACGGCCCGGCTGGTGGACCGGCACGGACAGGCGAGGGTCGCCCGGCCCGCCACCGCGCTCGCCCTGCTCGGCTCCCTGGCCCTGGTGCTCTGCGTACGCTACGACGCCCCCGACTGGACCCTGTTCGCGTCCTGTGCGGCGACCGCCACCAGCCCGAACACGGGTGCCATGGCCCGGGCCCGCTGGGCGTATCTCCACCGGGACGATCCGGCCTCACTGCACACCGCGAACTCCTTCGAGCAGGCCGCCGACGAGCTGTGCTTCATGACCGGCCCGGCGCTGGCGGCCCTGCTCTGTTCGGCGCTGTTCCCGGAGGCGGGGACGGTGGCGGGCGCGGTGCTGATGGCGGGCGGGATGCTGCTGTTCACCGGGCAGCGGTCGACGGAACCGCCGGTGGCCGTCCGCCCGCCGGGGACCCGGGCGCCGCTGCGGGCCGCCGGGATGCCGGCGCTGCTGGCGGTCTTCCTGGCCACGGGGGTGGTGTTCGGCGCGCTGGAGGTGACGACGCTGGCGTACGTGGACGGGCCGGAGGCCGGGCTGCTCATCGGGCTCCAGGCCGGGGGGTCCTGCGCGGCGGGGCTGGTGTACGGGCTGCGCCCGGTCGCCGCGCCCGGGGACCCCCGGCGGCTCGCGGTCTGTCTGGCGGCCATGACGGCCCTGATGGCGCTGCCGCTGCTCGCCGCCGCCTCGGGCGGCAGCACGGCCGTACTGGCGCTCGCGCTGCTGGCGGCAGGCGCGGCGACCGCCCCCACGATGATCACGGGCATGGCGTCGGTCCAGCGGATCGTCCCGCCGGGCAGCGTCAACGAAGGGATGACGCTCGCGGTGACGGCGATCCTGACCGGGATAGCGGCGGGGTCGGCGGTCTCTGGATGGCTGGCGGAGCGGGCCGCGCCGGGCACGGGCTACACCGTCCCCGTCGCCGCGGCCCTGCTGGGCCTGGTCGCGGCGGTGCTGCGGGCGCGCCGACCCACACCCTGAGGGCCCCGGGAGGATCCCCCGGCACTCCGTCCCGATTTCCGGGATACGACAAAGGCCCGGCTGTTGTCACAGCCGGGCCCGTGCCTCACATGGGATGAGTGGAGATGGCGGGAATCGAACCCGCGTCCAACGGTGCAGAATCAGGACTTCTCCGAGCGCAGTCCGCTGCGCTTTTCTCGGCCCCGGAGATCACGCGGACAAGTCTCCGACGGGCCCAGTCACTGTTGGTTGTTCCTCAGGACCCCGTGACCGGGCCTAGAGGTTGAGTTCCCTAGATGACGCCAGGATCCGGGTCGGGAACAGCCCCGGGCTGACGCTCCATGAGTGAAGTCTTGTCTCTACTGCTTATTAGGCAGCGAGGGCGAAGGCTTCGGAGTTATCGCGCTTGTTATTGGCGATTATTTTTTGCGACATATGGTTTACGAGATCATTGCCGCTTCCTCGGCTCGCTTCTCCTGCTTCGACAGCCGCTGTCGAAACCGATCATCCCCATGTTGATTTTTCAAGCATCACCGGAAGCAGCCTTGCGGCAGCCCGGTGCGCCCCTCACCGAGGGACGTTCCCATCGTACGGGACCGACACGACCCCGTGCCAGCGCATTCCCGCACGCCGCGGCGGACGACCCCGTCCGACCGGTCCGGTCCGGCCCGGTCCCGGCGTCAGGACCGCTGCTGCCGCCGGACCGCCGACATCACCTTGTCCGCCTCGCGCCGGTCCTGCCGTTCGCGGAGCGTCTGCCGCTTGTCGTACTCCTTCTTGCCCTTCGCCAGCGCGATCTCGACCTTCGCCCGGCCGTCCTTGAAGTACAGGGCCAGCGGCACGATCGTGTGCCCGGACTCCTGCGACTTCGACTCCAGTTTGTCGATCTCCTCCCGGTGCATCAGCAGCTTCCGCTTGCGCCGGGCGCTGTGGTTGGTCCACGTCCCCTGCGAGTACTCCGGTACGTGCACGTTGTGCAGCCATGCCTCGCGGCCGTCGATCTGGACGAAGCCGTCCGCCAGGGACGCCCGCCCCTGGCGCAGCGACTTCACCTCGGTCCCGGTCAGGACGAGACCGCACTCGTAGGTGTCGATGATGAGGTAGTCGTGCCGCGCCTTCTTGTTCTGCGCGATCAGCTTGCGCCCTTTTTCCTTAGCCATAGTGCGGTCATTTTCGCACTACGACCCGGGGCCGAGGCCACTCAATACCGTCTCGGCCCGCCGCTCGGGGTCCTCCCCCTCGGCGGGCGTCAGATCGGGGGTGATACCGCGGCCGTCGAGGTCGTGACCCTCGGGAGTGCGGTAGTGGCCGACGGTCAGCTCGGCCACGGAACCGTCCGGGAGGGTGCTCGGCATCTGCACCGACCCCTTGCCGAAGGTGCGGCTGCCGACCGTGACCGCACGGCCGCGGTCCTTCAGCGCGCCGGTGACCATTTCGGCCGCGCTCATCGTCCCGCCGTCGACCAGGGCGACCACCGGCCGTCCGGTGTCGCCGCCGGGCTCGGCGTACAGGGCGAGCTGCTCGCCCTCGACGTCGTACGTGGCCACCAGCCCGCCGTCGAGAAAGGCGGAGGCGGCGGTGACGGCCTCGGTGACCAGCCCGCCGCTGTTGCCCCGCAGGTCCAGCAGGACCCCGGCGCCGTCCGGGGCGTCCTCGACGGCCTCCTTCACACGCTCGCCCGAGCCGCGGGTGAACGACGAGACGCGGATCTTCACCGCGCCGCCGTCGAGCTGTTCGACCGTGACGGACTCGCTGGGCAGGGTGGTACGGATCAGCTCACGGGTCCAGGTCCGGGAGCCGCGCTGGAGGCCCAGCGAGACGGAGGTGCGTTCCTCGCCCCGCAGCAGTCCGACGATCTCGGTCACCGGGCGTCCTTCGACGGACCGGCCGCCGACCGTCCGCAGCCGGTCGCCGGAGCGGATGCCCGCCTTCGCGGCGGGCCCGCCGGGCTGCACCCGGGCAACCTCCACCCGGCCGCCGGCCGTGGGGCGCGCCCAGAGCCCGACGCCGGTGTACTCGCCGTCGAGGGTCTGCTGGAACTTCTCGTACTCGCGCGGATCGTAGACCGCGCCCCAGCGGTCACCGCTGCGGCTGACGACCTCCTCGGCGGCCTGGGCGGCCGAACCGCCCTCGGCGACGGCCTCGGAAGCGACCCGGACGAGATCGTCGCGGTCGACGCCCGGCCCGGACGGGCGGACGGCCCCGGGGCGGGTCTCCCCGTCGCCGGATGACCGGTCGTGCGGCAGGGCGTCGGTGACCGCTCCGGCCGCCAGCACACCGGCGAACACCAATGTCAGGGCCGCCCCGCGGCGGATGCGGCGGGGCCGAGGGGAGAACTCAGGGCCCGGCATGGCGCCGAGTCTAGGACAAGCCCCCGGCACGGTAGGGCCGTTGCCGGTACCGCGCCGGGGGTAGATGTCACACCTTGAGGTACTTGCGCAGTGCGATGAAAGCCGCAAGGGCGGGCATCAGCAGACCGATCGCCAGGACCAGGGGCAGCTTGGTCACCAGGGCGTCCCAGCCGATGAAGTTGATCAGCGGCATCTTGTCGGCGAGGGCGAGGCCGTGGTCGATCAGGAAGTAGCGGCCCGCGACCAGCATGCCCGCGGCCAGCAGTCCGCCCAGCAGACCGGCGATCGCCGCCTCCAGGATGAACGGCAGCTGGATGTAGAAACTGGAGGCGCCGACCAGCCGCATGATCCCGGTCTCACGCCTGCGGCTGAACGCCGAGACCCGTACGGTGTTGACGATCAGCATCAGCGCGATGATCAGCATCAGGATCATCACCGCGATCGCGGTCACGTTCATGCCGTTCATCAGGTCGAACAGGTTCTGCAGGATGCTCCGCTGGTCCTCGACCGACTGGACACCCGGCCGGCCCGCGAAGGCGGATGCGACCACCTGGTACTTCTCCGGATCGTGCAGTTTGACCCGGAAGGACTCCGGCATCTGGTCCGGGGTGATCGTGTCGGCGATGGGGGTGTCGCCGTAGCTGTCCTGATAGCGCTTGTAGGCCTGCTCCGCGCTCTCGTAGTGGATCTTGTCAACGACGTTCATCTTGTCCAGATCGGCTTTGATCTGGTCCTTCTGGTCACCGGTGACCGCACCCTTGGCGCACTGCGGCGAGTTCCGGGCGTCGTTCTTGTTGCAGAGGAAGATGGAGACGTTGACCTTGTCGTACCAGAAGTCCTTCATCGTGCCGACCTGCTCGCGCAGCAGCAGCGCCCCGCCGAAGAGGGCGAGCGACAGGGCCACGGAGATGACAACGGCGAAGGTCATCGTGAGATTGCGGCGGAGACCGACGGCGATCTCCGACAGGACGAACTGGGCGCGCATCGCGTGCGGTCAGCCTTTCTGGCGCGGGGCGGTACGGATCGGTGGGCTCAGTGCTGGTAGCCGTAGACACCGCGGGCCTGGTCGCGGACGAGCCGGCCCTGCTCCAGTTCGATGACGCGCTTCCGCATCTGGTCGACGATGTTCTGGTCGTGGGTGGCCATCACCACGGTCGTACCGGTCCGGTTGATCCGGTCCAGCAGCTTCATGATGCCCACGGAGGTCTGGGGGTCGAGGTTTCCGGTCGGCTCGTCGGCGATCAGCAGCATGGGCCGGTTGACGAACGCCCGGGCGATGGCGACCCGCTGCTGTTCACCGCCGGACAGCTCACCGGGCATCCGGCCCTCCTTGCCGCCGAGACCGACCAGGTCGAGCACCTGGGGTACGGCCTTGCGGATCTCGCCGCGCGGTTTGCCGATGACCTCCTGGGCGAAGGCGACGTTCTGCGCGACGGTCTTGTTGGGCAGCAGCCGGAAGTCCTGGAAGACGGTGCCCAGCTTCCGCCGGACCTGCGGCACCTTCCAGTTGGAGATCTTCCCCAGGTCCTTGCCGAGCACATGGACGGAGCCGTGACTGGCCCGCTCCTCGCGGAGGATCAGACGGAGGAAGGTCGACTTTCCGGAGCCGGAGGATCCCACCAGGAAGACGAACTCGCCCTTGGCGATCTCCAGGGAGACATCGTGCAGCGCTGGCCTGCTCTGCTTGGGGTAGGTCTTCGAAACCTGGGCGAATCGGATCACGGGGCACACCATGTCGGCCGGGGTCAAAGGGTGTGCGTGACACTACGCGAACGGGGCGTGAGTATGCAGTCGACGGCCGGGGATGCGTGGATTGTCACGCCCAAGTGGCACGGCCAGCGCCCGGCCCCCGAGGGTGGAGCTTCCCCTTGCCGCGCGCCGAACGGCGCGGGAGCTGGCACAGTGGTAGGGAACAGTCGCGTGTCCTTGAGCGTTGTCGGACGAGAAGTGTGCTGACGGTCCGCGGATTGCGGCTCCGACGCGCGGGAGAGGAGAGCGCATGACCTACGACCGTCTGGTGTGCGCCAACTGCGCGGCCCCGGTCTCCGAGGGCCGCTGCCCGGTGTGCCGGGCGAACCGTGAGCGGCTCCAGCAGCAGAGCCCGTTCTCGGCGCTGACCCCGGCGGCCCTGGCGGGTCTGCTGGTGCTGCTGATCGCCGCGGTGGCCCTGCTGGCGACGCGTACGGCCTGAGCGGCCGTCCCCCCACCGACACGGGCGAGGGGCCCGGGGTGCTGTGCCGCACCCCGGGCCCCTCGTCACTCTCCGCCTTGCGGCGGTTACGGCCTCACTCAGACGGCTGCGCGGTTGCCGCCGACGAGCCGCGGCAGCATCCGGAACCCGATTCCACCGGCGATCATCGTCGCGGCGCCGACGAGCAGGAAGGTCGTCTCCATCGCACCGGTCTCGGCGAGCTCTTCCTTGGCCTCGCCCTGCTGGACGGGCTGGGAGCCGGCGTTGTTGGTGTCGGTCTGGTCCCCGCCACCGGCCGACCCACCGGTCGACCCGCCGGACCCATTGCCGCCGGTGGACCCGCCGGTGCTGTCGCCACCGCCGTTGTCGGTCCCGCCCTTGGTGGTACCGCCGCCGTCGGTGCCGCCCTTGGTCGTACCGCCCTGGCTGGACGTACCGCCCTTGGTGGTGCCGCCGCTCTCGGTGCCGCCCTTGGTGGTGCCGCCGCTCTCGGTCCCGCCCTTGGTCGCGCCCTGGTTCGTCTGACCCTGGTCGGAGCCCTGATTGGTCTGGCCCTGATCCGACCCCTGGTTCGTCTGACCCTGGTCGGAGCCCTGGTTCGTCTGACCCTGATCCGACCCCTGATTGGTCTGACCCTGGTCGGAGCCCTGGTTCGTCTGACCCTGATCCGACCCCTGATTGGTCTGACCCTGGTCGGAGCCCTGGTTCGTCTGACCCTGATCCGACCCCTGGTTCGTCTGACCCTGGTCGACACCGATGGTGGTGCCACCTTCGGTGTTGTTACCGCCGTCCTGGCCGCTCGTGGAGTCGTTGATCCCCAGGCCGACATCGGCGGTCTGCGAACCGGTGAACGCCTGGGCCGCACCGGCCACCGTCAGCGACGCACCGGCCGCGATCACCGCGCCGGCGGCGATCCGTGCCACGCGGATACGCGTCTTCTTCGTCATCTACCTGCTACCCCCAGTAGCTGTTCGTCATTGAGCCGGGTCTCCCGGGCGGCTACTCAGGGGAGAGCTTCCGCCCTCACCCCGCTCGCTCTCGCCCCGGGAAACACGCACGCCGCGTGCCAGCCTTGCCAGTTCGGAAGGGCCCGTCAAGCGGGATGCGCGAACGATGCCCGATATGAGGGCTGTTGCCTGACGAGGTGGCGACACAATTGTGACCCCGCAGTCCAAGCCCACCCCGAAAGACCTTGACTTTACCGGCTTGTCGACAAAAGAGATCAACTTCGGGAAGCATGCACTCGCCCGTTCAGGCTCCCGGCAACGGCCCGACGCCGGGCACCGTCTTCACCCGGAGACCTCGGTTTCTTCGAAGTATCGCCGGATTTCCTCCTCGATTTCACCGACGGCTTGCGCCTGCCAGCCGCCGCGCAGGAAGGCGGCCAGAACCGAGGCAAAAGCGGACACGACCTCAGCAAAATCGGCTCCGGCAACAACCTCGCACTCAAGAACCGTCGGCCAGTCGAGGAATGCAGGAGCGTCGGCGCAGCCATGCCCCTCGTAGCCGTTGTGCGCCACGTCGATCAGAAGAACGGCATAGCTCAGCGATCTGCGGCCCGACTTTACCGCCCCCAGTCGTTTCAGCACCTCCTCGGCTACATCCTGATACCTGCAGTCGACGTAGATATCGCAGTAGTCTTCGGCATTCAATGGCTGGTTCGGGGTGACCGAACGGTCCATTGTCGTTCCCCCTGCCGTTTCAGGGCCGGAAAGCCAAGTCTGGAACGCGAAGAGCGCCGCCCAGAGGGTGGCGCTCTTCGTATACGGGTGGGGCGGACCCCTCCGTGGCTACTTCTCCTGCTGCTTCCGCCAGCGGATGCCCGCCTCCAGGAAGCCGTCGATCTCGCCGTCCAGGACCGCCTGCGGGTTGCCGACCTCGAATTCGGTGCGCAGGTCCTTCACCATCTGGTACGGGTGGAGGACGTACGAACGCATCTGGTTGCCCCAGGAGTTGCCGCCGTCGCCCTTGAGGGCGTCCATCCTGGCCTGCTCCTCCTGGCGGCGGCGCTCCAGGAGCTTGGCCTGGAGGACGTTCATCGCGCTCGCCTTGTTCTGGATCTGGGAGCGCTCGTTCTGGCAGGAGACGACGATTCCGGTGGGGATATGGGTGATCCGGACCGCGGAGTCGGTGGTGTTGACGCCCTGGCCGCCGGGGCCGGAGGCGCGGTAGACGTCGATGCGGAGTTCGGACTCGTCGATCTCGACGTGGTCGGAGCTCTCGACGACGGGCAGCACCTCGACACCGGCGAACGACGTCTGGCGGCGGCCCTGGTTGTCGAAGGGCGAGATGCGCACGAGGCGGTGGGTGCCCTGTTCGACGGAGAGGGTGCCGTAGGCGTAGGGGGCCTTCACCACGAAGGTGGTCGACTTGATGCCGGCCTCCTCCGCGTACGAGGTCTCGTAGACCTCGGTGGAGTAGCCGTGGCGCTCGGCCCAGCGCAGATACATCCGCTGGAGGCGCTCCGCGAAGTCGGAGGCGTCGACGCCGCCCGCTTCGGCGCGGATGTTGACGAGGGCCTCGCGCTCGTCGTACTCGCCGGAGAGGAGGGTGCGGACCTCCATCTCGTCGACGGCCCGGCGGACGCTGACCAGCTCGGTCTCGGCCTCGGCCAGGGTGTCGGCGTCGTCTTCGGCCTCGGCCAGTTCGAAGAGGACCGCGAGGTCGTC
Encoded proteins:
- a CDS encoding sigma-70 family RNA polymerase sigma factor — its product is MQVRKDAAVADDRPQRARHRSTKPRHASSLPDEELVRALYREHAGPLLAYVLRLVAGDRQRAEDVVQETLIRAWKNAGQLNRATGSVRPWLVTVARRIVIDGHRSRQARPQEVDPSPLEVMPAEDEIDKALWLMTLSDALDDLTPAHREVLLETYFKGRTVNEAAETLGIPSGTVRSRVFYALRSMKLALEERGVTA
- a CDS encoding S41 family peptidase, which codes for MPGPEFSPRPRRIRRGAALTLVFAGVLAAGAVTDALPHDRSSGDGETRPGAVRPSGPGVDRDDLVRVASEAVAEGGSAAQAAEEVVSRSGDRWGAVYDPREYEKFQQTLDGEYTGVGLWARPTAGGRVEVARVQPGGPAAKAGIRSGDRLRTVGGRSVEGRPVTEIVGLLRGEERTSVSLGLQRGSRTWTRELIRTTLPSESVTVEQLDGGAVKIRVSSFTRGSGERVKEAVEDAPDGAGVLLDLRGNSGGLVTEAVTAASAFLDGGLVATYDVEGEQLALYAEPGGDTGRPVVALVDGGTMSAAEMVTGALKDRGRAVTVGSRTFGKGSVQMPSTLPDGSVAELTVGHYRTPEGHDLDGRGITPDLTPAEGEDPERRAETVLSGLGPGS
- a CDS encoding serine hydrolase domain-containing protein, whose protein sequence is MVSAKVSRGTAFGAALLSLLAVSAQSAVAAPAAPAAPAKPAAPSAPAAPALSAPDPDALRTALRAALANGAPGAMARIDDSGSVLRQTEGIADRATGRVMDTDDRFRIGSVSKTFSAVVLLQLVDEGALALDTPVNTYLPGLLDPRITVRHLLSHRTGLYDYTNDMFAATVPGFESVRNRVFTYRELLDLSLAKPPTVTPGTTYSYSNTNFVVAGMLIEKLTGKDVGDAYRKRIIKPLDLDDTFYVHPETAIPGRHVKGYLRPDEAGAPLVDSTRQTVSWAQSAGAVVSSAEDLNTFLSALMRGKLVSGTALAEMRTWTPVNSTQGYGLGLRRRDLSCGVSVYGHTGTVQGYYTFAFTSADGKRSITSFANTSNNGTVLNTLPRTLEAAFCGVPPVKAANTAKTAKTVRSTTADGSAVERYEDIAPGIARQ
- a CDS encoding CGNR zinc finger domain-containing protein; translated protein: MAARAADPAERVTRSGTADAADGPARLPWRFDTGRLCLDLVATGDPAPGAGHRDEPLAGEGRLRRWLVGAALVPPGTPLPADCPSWVQRFTELRGHLAQVVRAEIEGRPAPAAAALERVNALAVAAPPPVRAVRDAGGSLVRALARAPECAELLAVVARDAVELLTDPAARALLRQCEGESCRRVYVDTSRGSRRRWCSSEVCGNRERVARHRRRVAALART
- the smpB gene encoding SsrA-binding protein SmpB codes for the protein MAKEKGRKLIAQNKKARHDYLIIDTYECGLVLTGTEVKSLRQGRASLADGFVQIDGREAWLHNVHVPEYSQGTWTNHSARRKRKLLMHREEIDKLESKSQESGHTIVPLALYFKDGRAKVEIALAKGKKEYDKRQTLRERQDRREADKVMSAVRRQQRS
- the ftsX gene encoding permease-like cell division protein FtsX translates to MRAQFVLSEIAVGLRRNLTMTFAVVISVALSLALFGGALLLREQVGTMKDFWYDKVNVSIFLCNKNDARNSPQCAKGAVTGDQKDQIKADLDKMNVVDKIHYESAEQAYKRYQDSYGDTPIADTITPDQMPESFRVKLHDPEKYQVVASAFAGRPGVQSVEDQRSILQNLFDLMNGMNVTAIAVMILMLIIALMLIVNTVRVSAFSRRRETGIMRLVGASSFYIQLPFILEAAIAGLLGGLLAAGMLVAGRYFLIDHGLALADKMPLINFIGWDALVTKLPLVLAIGLLMPALAAFIALRKYLKV
- a CDS encoding LysR family transcriptional regulator — encoded protein: MADQDIDPRLLRAFDAVARELHFTRAAARLYTAQQALSRDIRRLEQALGTELFDRTTRRVALTAEGERLLPYARAVLAAHDGLRAAAADGVRRPLLVDVSASPSTGRQILDATRAAEPGLDLMARYHTGLNGAAAAVLAGRLDVTFGRVAGLPADLLAGLEHRPVRYEPMAVLLPAGHRLAALPAVPVRELRGEPLYAGAGNPATAAWTALAAALFAEFSLTMAEPYPEITGEEEFVRVVRQRGWSVLASTVFADIPGMVLRPLVDPVPLSPVSLVHRRGLRHPAADALLRTARTLAAEHGWLELPTAGEWWLPREDAEAMRGARTGAGGTAPRPGVPRP
- the ftsE gene encoding cell division ATP-binding protein FtsE, yielding MIRFAQVSKTYPKQSRPALHDVSLEIAKGEFVFLVGSSGSGKSTFLRLILREERASHGSVHVLGKDLGKISNWKVPQVRRKLGTVFQDFRLLPNKTVAQNVAFAQEVIGKPRGEIRKAVPQVLDLVGLGGKEGRMPGELSGGEQQRVAIARAFVNRPMLLIADEPTGNLDPQTSVGIMKLLDRINRTGTTVVMATHDQNIVDQMRKRVIELEQGRLVRDQARGVYGYQH
- a CDS encoding MFS transporter; the encoded protein is MPSALPDGTPHACPDGTPHARPDGTPHDQLTGTPHDQLAGTPRARPDDGTPRDLAHETPRAYARLFAVPGTAAFTAGSLIARLPFAMFGVSAVVMIAGSRGSYALAGAVTATGLTVTALVAPWTARLVDRHGQARVARPATALALLGSLALVLCVRYDAPDWTLFASCAATATSPNTGAMARARWAYLHRDDPASLHTANSFEQAADELCFMTGPALAALLCSALFPEAGTVAGAVLMAGGMLLFTGQRSTEPPVAVRPPGTRAPLRAAGMPALLAVFLATGVVFGALEVTTLAYVDGPEAGLLIGLQAGGSCAAGLVYGLRPVAAPGDPRRLAVCLAAMTALMALPLLAAASGGSTAVLALALLAAGAATAPTMITGMASVQRIVPPGSVNEGMTLAVTAILTGIAAGSAVSGWLAERAAPGTGYTVPVAAALLGLVAAVLRARRPTP